In Microbacterium enclense, one genomic interval encodes:
- a CDS encoding benzoate/H(+) symporter BenE family transporter, which translates to MPETSPASLTRPLIAGVVTALVGFTSTFAVVLTGLRSVGATPEQAASGLLAITVVVGIGCILLASRYRIPITIAWSTPGVALLAATGSVEGGWPAVVGGFLVSGALILCTAPFPPLGALIARIPPSIAQAMLAGVLFPLCVQPFVGLVADPWGVAPVLIVWLVASRLLPRWAVPLAFVAAIVVVAVSLSQTGVDVDAASLVPQFAFTAPALTVGSVVGIALPLFVVTMASQNVPGVAVMRSLGYTIPWRPAMLVTGAGSMLAATAGGHAVNLGAISAAIAAGPDSHPDPKRRWVAGVSAGGTYLVLGALSAAFAAIVLLAPEGVIPAVAGVALFAAFGSAVQQAIDDPGERTPAVVTFLVAASGIAIAEVSAAFWALATGLLVRAVLHLGRRAG; encoded by the coding sequence ATGCCCGAGACTTCTCCCGCCTCCCTCACGCGTCCGCTCATCGCGGGGGTCGTCACCGCTCTCGTCGGTTTCACGAGCACCTTCGCCGTCGTGCTCACGGGCCTGCGCTCGGTGGGGGCGACGCCCGAGCAGGCGGCGAGCGGCCTCCTCGCGATCACCGTCGTCGTCGGGATCGGGTGCATCCTGCTCGCCAGCCGCTATCGGATCCCCATCACGATCGCCTGGTCGACTCCCGGCGTCGCCCTGCTCGCCGCGACCGGTTCGGTCGAGGGGGGCTGGCCCGCCGTCGTGGGCGGCTTCCTCGTGTCCGGCGCGCTCATCCTCTGCACAGCGCCCTTCCCGCCGCTCGGCGCGCTCATCGCCCGGATTCCGCCGTCGATCGCGCAGGCGATGCTGGCGGGGGTGCTGTTCCCCCTGTGCGTCCAGCCGTTCGTCGGCCTGGTCGCCGATCCGTGGGGCGTCGCTCCGGTGCTGATCGTGTGGCTCGTGGCATCCCGTCTCCTGCCTCGCTGGGCCGTACCACTCGCGTTCGTCGCGGCCATCGTCGTGGTCGCCGTGTCGCTGTCGCAGACGGGCGTGGACGTGGATGCCGCAAGCCTCGTGCCGCAGTTCGCCTTCACGGCCCCCGCCCTCACGGTGGGGTCGGTGGTGGGCATCGCGCTTCCCTTGTTCGTGGTGACGATGGCTTCGCAGAACGTGCCCGGCGTCGCCGTCATGCGCAGCCTCGGCTACACGATCCCGTGGCGTCCGGCGATGCTCGTGACCGGCGCGGGTTCGATGCTCGCCGCCACCGCCGGCGGTCACGCGGTCAACCTCGGGGCCATCAGCGCGGCGATCGCCGCGGGTCCCGACTCGCACCCCGATCCGAAGCGACGGTGGGTCGCGGGCGTCTCCGCCGGGGGGACCTACCTCGTCTTGGGGGCGCTGTCTGCCGCTTTCGCGGCGATCGTCCTTCTCGCGCCCGAGGGCGTCATCCCCGCGGTCGCGGGCGTCGCGCTGTTCGCGGCATTCGGATCGGCCGTCCAGCAGGCGATCGATGACCCGGGGGAGCGGACGCCGGCTGTCGTGACGTTCCTCGTGGCGGCATCCGGCATCGCCATCGCGGAAGTCAGTGCGGCCTTCTGGGCATTGGCGACGGGCCTTCTCGTGCGAGCGGTCCTGCACCTCGGGCGGCGTGCGGGCTGA